In Bacteroidales bacterium, a single window of DNA contains:
- a CDS encoding efflux RND transporter permease subunit — protein KKSTEEVKSVQMTGYSRMLHTLVRRRWLVIGIAVLLLVVTVLLLPFIGTEFMPRQESKAFTIMVKMPEGTQLERTSSAVANLEELIFMITDDPATTVYSHVGEGSVSENAIFEGENTAMMKVILSPDAAFSPETVIARFLQMAENPDGLELTIKQEENTLSSLLGSEGAPIVVEVKGEDLDEIAGITGEVKEKMLGVNGLYNIMSSIEDGAPEITISIDRTVAGINNLSVGTVIEQLKQQLSGQEAGKMEYRGEMRDIIIKVPDITLSSLGALVIKSGSQEFRLQEIASITESQAPKEIFRRNQNRISRVMANMDADRSLDKMAQEVRGVLKDIELPNNYLITVTGEEEKRQESMGSLMFALVLSIVLVYMVLASQFESLLHPFTILLTIPLAVVGAILLFFFTGTTINMMGVIGIVMLVGIAVNNSIILVTRINQLKLSMSLTDAIVQAGQQRIRPIIMTSLTTILALLPMTFSFGEGASLRSPMAIAVVGGLVTSTIMSLMVIPCVYYVLEQAKRRLLKRTEE, from the coding sequence GTTACTTCTGCCTTTTATCGGGACAGAATTTATGCCCCGACAGGAAAGTAAAGCTTTCACTATAATGGTGAAAATGCCTGAAGGGACCCAGTTGGAACGAACATCTTCGGCTGTAGCCAACCTGGAGGAGCTGATCTTTATGATTACGGATGATCCGGCAACCACAGTATACAGTCATGTCGGCGAGGGGAGCGTTTCTGAAAATGCCATTTTTGAAGGAGAAAATACAGCAATGATGAAGGTGATCCTTTCTCCGGATGCTGCTTTTTCTCCGGAAACCGTCATTGCCCGGTTTTTACAGATGGCTGAGAATCCGGATGGACTGGAGTTGACGATTAAACAGGAAGAGAATACATTAAGTTCTTTACTGGGTAGTGAAGGAGCGCCGATTGTTGTAGAAGTCAAAGGAGAAGACCTTGATGAAATTGCCGGGATTACGGGAGAAGTGAAAGAAAAGATGTTAGGAGTCAATGGATTGTATAATATAATGTCTTCTATTGAAGACGGAGCACCTGAGATCACTATTTCCATAGACCGTACAGTAGCAGGGATCAATAACCTGAGTGTAGGTACCGTTATAGAGCAGCTAAAGCAGCAATTGAGCGGACAGGAAGCCGGAAAAATGGAATACCGCGGCGAAATGCGGGATATCATTATCAAGGTACCTGATATTACACTCAGTTCATTGGGTGCATTGGTGATCAAAAGCGGGAGCCAGGAATTCCGGTTGCAGGAAATTGCCTCTATCACGGAATCGCAGGCGCCTAAGGAAATATTCAGGAGAAACCAGAACAGGATCAGTAGAGTGATGGCCAATATGGATGCGGATCGGTCGCTGGATAAAATGGCACAGGAAGTAAGAGGAGTGCTCAAAGATATTGAATTGCCTAATAATTATCTGATCACAGTCACAGGAGAGGAAGAAAAACGACAAGAGTCAATGGGTAGTTTGATGTTCGCCTTGGTTCTCTCCATTGTATTGGTATATATGGTTTTGGCCTCCCAGTTCGAATCATTGTTACATCCTTTCACCATTTTATTAACCATCCCGTTGGCTGTAGTTGGGGCCATCCTGTTGTTCTTTTTTACTGGAACGACTATCAATATGATGGGGGTGATCGGTATTGTAATGTTGGTAGGTATAGCGGTGAACAACTCGATCATTCTGGTGACCCGTATCAATCAGCTGAAATTGTCCATGTCGCTTACCGATGCGATTGTACAGGCCGGGCAACAGCGTATCAGGCCTATTATCATGACCAGCCTGACTACCATTCTGGCTTTGTTACCCATGACTTTCAGTTTCGGGGAGGGAGCTTCTTTACGTTCACCCATGGCCATTGCTGTGGTTGGTGGACTGGTCACTTCCACCATCATGAGCCTGATGGTCATTCCATGTGTATATTATGTACTGGAACAAGCTAAAAGACGCTTATTAAAAAGAACGGAAGAATGA